The following proteins are encoded in a genomic region of Xenopus laevis strain J_2021 chromosome 3L, Xenopus_laevis_v10.1, whole genome shotgun sequence:
- the LOC121401265 gene encoding olfactory receptor 1G1-like, with protein MKNEQNYTTGKEFHLIAFSSCGIDTHIMFFVILLIYLLTMLGNLFIIILVYLDYRLHTPMYFFLCNLAVQDIMFVSAILPKLIAITITGDNSISFIACLTQVFMFAICVDTDFFLLAVMAFDRFVAICIPLRYYFIMSPRLCIILVATPWILYVCNGICYCFLFSALSFCKSHDLNYIFCDIKTVLGLSCSNTAHIQTLISVEAVVFGFLPLTFTLTSYVNIIATILKIKSSAVRLKTFSSCSSHLTVVLMFCGTSLSLYVKPNSEDSQELDRLIPFLYVGLVPMLNPIVYSLRNKQVWSATRAVYGKFKKQILKMHFYIHM; from the coding sequence atgaaaaatgaacagaATTATACAACGGGGAAGGAGTTTCATCTCATTGCATTCTCCAGCTGTGGAATAGACACTCATATAATGTTCtttgtcattttgctaatttaCCTACTAACCATGCTTGGAAACCTGTTTATTATTATACTTGTATATTTAGATTACAGATTGCACACTCCCATGTATTTCTTTCTGTGCAACCTGGCAGTCCAGGACATTATGTTTGTTTCTGCTATTCTGCCAAAGCTGATAGCCATCACAATTACTGGGGACAACAGTATTTCTTTTATTGCCTGTTTAACACAGGTTTTTATGTTTGCAATATGTGTCGATACAGACTTTTTCTTACTGGCAGTCATGGCATTTGATCGTTTTGTGGCTATTTGTATTCCTTTGCGTTACTACTTCATCATGAGCCCAAGGCTATGTATCATCCTGGTAGCAACTCCATGGATTTTGTATGTCTGTAATGGCATTTGTTACTGTTTTCTATTTTCTGCTCTATCATTCTGTAAGTCACATGATCTAAATTACATCTTTTGTGATATTAAAACTGTGTTAGGGCTCTCCTGCAGCAATACCGCACATATTCAGACATTAATATCAGTTGAAGCTGTTGTCTTTGGGTTTCTTCCTCTTACATTCACTCTAACATCCTATGTGAACATCATCGCAACCATCTTAAAGATAAAATCCTCAGCTGTCAGGCTCAAGACTTTCTCAAGCTGTTCCTCTCATCTCACAGTTGTATTAATGTTCTGTGGGACATCCCTTAGCTTGTATGTGAAACCTAATTCAGAAGATTCTCAAGAACTAGACAGACTGATTCCTTTTCTTTATGTTGGCCTTGTTCCAATGTTAAATCCAATAGTCTACAGCTTGAGAAATAAACAGGTATGGTCTGCTACCAGGGCAGTATATGGTAAATTCAAGAAACAGATTCTGAAGatgcatttttatatacatatgtaa